One genomic segment of Amycolatopsis sp. Hca4 includes these proteins:
- a CDS encoding M14 family zinc carboxypeptidase, which translates to MASRSLSRLALAASGVLLTSLLGGTAAAQTADTPVFWRVAATAAQAQALAAAGFDVEEGDAAGSVNVVGGRAVAAQLRALGYRPSFFDTVYKELPAETNRLAADTYYGGYRTVTAHENHLAAVASAHPDLATKYTIGQSWKKTKGQGGHDVQAICLTKKQAGDCTLSTTSPKPKFFLMAQIHARELSTGELAWRFIDYLADGYATDATAKSILDTTEVWVVPIANPDGVDIVASGGNSPKLQRKNADNSRGSCTGTNIGVDLNRNSTFKWGGDSNSACSETYQGVSAGSEPEVQALEKLARAIFPDQRGTGNNDPAPATAKGTMITLHSYGNDIIIPWGFTQATSPNDAQYRRLGAKYAASNGYLVGTNEETVGYDTTGTTDDFTYGELGVASVTFEVGGSSGTCGGFLPKYTCVDSTFWPKNKGALITAAKAAAAPYQQ; encoded by the coding sequence ATGGCGTCAAGGTCCCTGTCCCGGCTCGCCCTTGCGGCGTCCGGGGTCCTGCTCACCTCCCTGCTCGGCGGCACCGCGGCCGCGCAGACCGCCGACACGCCGGTGTTCTGGCGCGTTGCGGCCACCGCCGCGCAGGCGCAGGCGCTGGCCGCGGCCGGGTTCGACGTCGAGGAAGGGGATGCGGCAGGCAGCGTCAACGTCGTCGGCGGACGGGCCGTCGCCGCGCAGCTGCGGGCGCTGGGTTACCGGCCGTCGTTCTTCGACACCGTCTACAAGGAACTGCCCGCCGAGACGAACCGGCTGGCGGCGGACACCTACTACGGCGGGTACCGGACCGTCACCGCGCACGAGAACCACCTCGCCGCCGTCGCCTCGGCGCACCCCGACCTGGCCACGAAGTACACGATCGGGCAGTCGTGGAAGAAGACGAAGGGCCAGGGCGGCCACGACGTCCAGGCGATCTGCCTGACCAAGAAGCAGGCCGGCGACTGCACGCTGTCGACGACGTCGCCGAAGCCGAAGTTCTTCCTGATGGCCCAGATCCACGCGCGCGAGCTGTCGACCGGTGAGCTCGCCTGGCGCTTCATCGACTACCTCGCCGACGGCTACGCCACCGACGCCACCGCCAAGTCCATTCTGGACACCACCGAGGTGTGGGTGGTGCCGATCGCCAACCCCGACGGCGTCGACATCGTCGCCTCCGGCGGGAACTCGCCGAAACTGCAGCGCAAGAACGCCGACAACTCGCGGGGCAGCTGCACCGGCACGAACATCGGCGTCGACCTCAACCGGAACTCGACGTTCAAGTGGGGCGGCGACTCGAACTCCGCCTGCTCCGAGACCTACCAGGGCGTGAGCGCGGGTTCGGAGCCGGAGGTGCAGGCGCTGGAGAAGCTGGCCCGCGCGATCTTCCCGGACCAGCGCGGCACCGGCAACAACGACCCCGCGCCGGCCACCGCCAAGGGCACGATGATCACGCTGCACAGCTACGGCAACGACATCATCATCCCGTGGGGCTTCACCCAGGCGACCTCGCCGAACGACGCCCAGTACCGCAGGCTCGGCGCGAAGTACGCCGCCTCCAACGGCTACCTCGTCGGCACCAACGAGGAAACCGTCGGCTACGACACGACCGGCACCACCGACGACTTCACCTACGGCGAGCTCGGCGTCGCCAGCGTGACGTTCGAGGTCGGCGGCTCGAGCGGCACCTGCGGTGGTTTCCTGCCCAAGTACACCTGCGTGGACAGCACGTTCTGGCCGAAGAACAAGGGCGCGCTGATCACCGCCGCCAAGGCCGCGGCGGCGCCGTACCAGCAGTGA
- a CDS encoding biotin carboxylase N-terminal domain-containing protein produces the protein MFSRVAIVNRGEAAMRLIHAVRDLSAETGTRIETVALYTDADRTATFVREADLAYDLGPAAARPYLDLAKLEKALVETKADAAWVGWGFVAEDPAFAELCEKVGVTFVGPSADAMRKLGDKIGAKLIAEEVGVPVAPWSRGEVATLEDALAAGERIGYPLMLKATAGGGGRGIRMVASGEDLADAYERTSQEALRAFGSGVVFLERLVTGARHVEVQVISDGATAWALGVRDCSVQRRNQKIIEESASPVLAPPQTAELKASAERLAVAVGYRGACTVEFLYHPGEKLFAFLEVNTRLQVEHPITEITTGTDLVKLQLHVAGGGKLTGEQPAELGHAVEARLNAEDPDRDFAPSPGRIARLALPAGPGIRVDTGVSEGDTIPADFDSMIAKIIAYGRDREEALGRLRRAMAETTVIIEGGATNKSFVLDLLDQPEVIDASADTGWIDRVRAEGRLVTHRHSAIALAAAAIEAYQDEEEVSVQRLLSTAHGGRPQVQHESGRPLDLKLRGVGYRVSVARAGRSRFRVGISAGASDVHHADIEIDRFDAHSGQILVNGRRFRLVSATHGPIHLVEVDGVTHRISRDEGGVVRSPAPALVVATPLAVGDEVEANAPILVLESMKMETVLRAPFRARVRECPVSVGSQVETGAPLMRLEPLADDDAEEAADTGETVEIVLPTVPDGVSAAERVERGLQDLRSLLLGFDVEPAERKRLVAAYLEARTELGNRPVEGELELLTVFADLSELSRNTPGGEDTVPNGAVHSPREFFHSYLQSLDVERAGVTEGFQAKLKRVLAHYGVEDLERTPELEAAVFRIFLAQQRTAADVAVVSELLKQWLTGAPPAEALSERAGLTLEHVVEATQVRFPAVSDLARGVVFRWFAQPLLRRNRARVYAAVRTELTYLDQHPDAPDRAERIQAMITGSQPLVRLIGQRIGRPGRDHAPLLEVLTRRYYGNRRLSGVAVREAGGQRWLTAELNAPEGVLPLVTTAVDIAALPAALRALGEVATDGVVADLYLRWEDQPDVDATAERLGALLAENPLPAGVRRVVVTVAGTGGAVMHHHFTFERDGAGFTEDRLIRGLHPQIAQRLQLQRLREFDLTRLPSADEEIYLFKATAKTNPADERLIAMGQVRDLTPLREADGRLVALPALEDAVTACLDAIRNIQAQRPQNKRFDTNRIMMYVWPPTDLTTEELNQLVQRILPTSVGAGLEEVQFLARRRTEAGKLTELAVRITLDAGGARLHVEPPSTEPVKPLDDYRLKVLRAARRGTVYPYEITGLLSGPEGTFTEHDLDESGVLVPVDRPKGKNSAAIISGVVTTPTERHPEGVTRVVLLGDPTKSLGALSEPECSRVIAALDLAERMQVPLEWFALSSGARISMSSGTENMDWVAAALKRIVTFTQDGGEINIVVNGINVGAQPYWNAEATMLMHTKGILVMTPDSAMVLTGKQALDFSGGVSAEDNFGIGGYDRVMGPNGQAQYWAPNLPAARAVLMAHYDHTYVVPGETGPRKVGTNDPVDRDVSAFPHAVVGSDFTTVGEIFSAEHNPDRKKPFDIRTVMRALSDQDHPVLERWAGMADAETSAVQDVHIGGRPVCLVGIESRSVPRRGFPPTDGPDTYTAGTLFPRSSKKTARAINAASGNRPLVVLANLSGFDGSPESLRKLQLEYGAEIGRAIVNFEGPIVFTVISRYHGGAFVVFSKALNPNMTVLALEGSFASVLGGAPAAAVVFAGEVNNRTANDPRVTELQARVAAAGGASRAALSAQLAEVQSAVRAEKVSEVAAEFDRVHSIQRAVEVGSVDAIISAAELRPRIIEAIEHGLKK, from the coding sequence GTGTTCAGTCGTGTCGCCATCGTCAACCGCGGAGAGGCCGCGATGCGGCTCATCCACGCCGTCCGGGACCTGTCGGCGGAAACCGGCACGCGGATCGAGACGGTGGCCCTCTACACCGACGCCGATCGCACCGCCACGTTCGTCCGCGAAGCCGATCTGGCCTACGACCTGGGCCCGGCCGCCGCGCGTCCCTACCTCGACCTGGCCAAGCTGGAGAAGGCGCTGGTCGAGACGAAGGCCGACGCGGCCTGGGTCGGCTGGGGCTTCGTGGCCGAGGACCCGGCGTTCGCCGAACTGTGCGAGAAGGTCGGCGTCACCTTCGTCGGGCCGAGCGCGGACGCGATGCGCAAGCTCGGCGACAAGATCGGCGCGAAGCTGATCGCCGAAGAGGTCGGCGTGCCGGTCGCGCCGTGGAGCCGCGGCGAGGTCGCCACCCTCGAGGACGCGCTGGCGGCCGGGGAGCGGATCGGTTACCCGCTGATGCTCAAGGCCACCGCGGGCGGCGGCGGGCGCGGCATCCGGATGGTGGCCTCCGGCGAGGACCTCGCCGACGCCTACGAGCGCACCAGCCAGGAGGCGCTGCGGGCGTTCGGCTCCGGTGTCGTGTTCCTGGAGCGCCTGGTCACCGGCGCCCGCCACGTCGAGGTCCAGGTGATCTCCGACGGCGCGACGGCGTGGGCGCTCGGCGTCCGCGACTGCTCGGTGCAGCGGCGCAACCAGAAGATCATCGAGGAGTCGGCGTCGCCGGTCCTCGCACCGCCCCAGACGGCCGAGCTGAAGGCGTCGGCGGAGCGGCTCGCGGTCGCCGTGGGCTACCGCGGCGCGTGCACGGTCGAGTTCCTCTACCACCCGGGTGAGAAGCTGTTCGCCTTCCTCGAGGTCAACACCCGCCTGCAGGTCGAGCACCCGATCACCGAGATCACCACCGGCACCGACCTGGTCAAGCTGCAGCTGCACGTCGCAGGCGGCGGCAAGCTCACCGGCGAGCAGCCCGCGGAGCTCGGCCACGCCGTCGAGGCGCGCCTGAACGCCGAAGACCCGGACCGCGACTTCGCCCCCTCCCCCGGCCGCATCGCACGGCTGGCGCTGCCGGCCGGCCCGGGCATCCGCGTCGACACCGGGGTCAGCGAGGGCGACACGATCCCGGCCGACTTCGACTCGATGATCGCCAAGATCATCGCCTACGGCCGGGACCGCGAAGAGGCGCTCGGCCGGCTGCGCCGGGCGATGGCCGAGACCACCGTCATCATCGAGGGCGGCGCGACCAACAAGAGCTTCGTGCTCGACCTGCTCGACCAGCCCGAGGTGATCGACGCCAGCGCCGACACCGGCTGGATCGACCGCGTCCGCGCCGAGGGCCGCCTGGTCACCCACCGGCACTCCGCGATCGCGCTCGCCGCGGCCGCCATCGAGGCCTACCAGGACGAAGAAGAGGTGTCCGTCCAGCGGCTGCTGTCCACCGCGCACGGCGGCCGCCCGCAGGTCCAGCACGAAAGCGGCCGCCCGCTCGACCTCAAGCTCCGCGGCGTCGGCTACCGCGTCTCCGTGGCCAGGGCCGGCCGCAGCCGGTTCCGCGTCGGCATCTCGGCCGGCGCGTCCGACGTCCACCACGCCGACATCGAGATCGACCGGTTCGACGCCCACAGCGGCCAGATCCTGGTCAACGGACGGCGCTTCCGGCTGGTCTCGGCCACGCACGGCCCGATCCACCTGGTCGAGGTCGACGGCGTCACCCACCGCATCAGCCGCGACGAAGGCGGCGTCGTCCGCTCCCCCGCGCCCGCGCTGGTCGTGGCCACCCCGCTGGCCGTCGGCGACGAGGTGGAGGCGAACGCGCCGATCCTCGTGCTGGAGAGCATGAAGATGGAGACGGTGCTGCGCGCGCCGTTCCGCGCCCGCGTCCGCGAGTGCCCCGTCTCGGTCGGCAGCCAGGTCGAGACCGGCGCGCCGCTGATGCGCCTGGAACCGCTCGCCGACGACGACGCCGAGGAAGCCGCCGACACCGGCGAAACCGTCGAGATTGTGCTGCCCACGGTGCCGGACGGCGTCTCCGCGGCCGAGCGCGTCGAACGCGGCCTGCAGGACCTCCGCAGCCTGCTGCTCGGGTTCGACGTCGAGCCTGCCGAGCGCAAGCGGCTCGTCGCCGCCTACCTGGAGGCCCGCACCGAGCTCGGCAACCGGCCGGTGGAGGGCGAGCTGGAGCTGCTCACCGTCTTCGCCGACCTGTCCGAGCTCAGCCGCAACACCCCGGGCGGCGAGGACACCGTGCCCAACGGCGCGGTGCACAGCCCGCGCGAGTTCTTCCACAGCTACCTGCAGAGCCTCGACGTCGAGCGCGCCGGTGTCACCGAAGGCTTCCAGGCGAAGCTCAAGCGCGTCCTCGCGCACTACGGCGTCGAAGACCTGGAGCGCACGCCGGAGCTGGAGGCCGCGGTCTTCCGGATCTTCCTGGCCCAGCAGCGCACGGCGGCCGATGTCGCGGTCGTCTCGGAGCTGCTGAAGCAGTGGCTGACCGGCGCACCGCCGGCCGAGGCGCTCAGCGAACGCGCCGGGCTCACCCTGGAGCACGTGGTCGAGGCCACGCAGGTGCGCTTCCCCGCGGTGTCCGACCTGGCCCGCGGCGTGGTCTTCCGCTGGTTCGCCCAGCCGCTGCTGCGCCGCAACCGCGCCCGCGTCTACGCCGCCGTCCGCACCGAGCTGACCTACCTCGACCAGCACCCGGACGCGCCGGACCGCGCCGAGCGGATCCAGGCCATGATCACCGGCTCGCAGCCGCTGGTCCGGCTGATCGGGCAGCGGATCGGGCGGCCGGGCCGCGACCACGCGCCGCTGCTGGAGGTGCTGACCCGCCGCTACTACGGCAACCGACGGCTCTCCGGGGTCGCCGTGCGCGAGGCCGGCGGGCAGCGCTGGCTCACCGCCGAGCTGAACGCGCCCGAAGGCGTGCTGCCGCTGGTCACCACGGCCGTCGACATCGCCGCCCTGCCCGCCGCCTTGCGCGCGCTCGGCGAGGTGGCCACCGACGGCGTGGTCGCCGACCTGTACCTGCGCTGGGAGGACCAGCCGGACGTCGACGCGACCGCCGAGCGGCTCGGCGCGCTGCTGGCCGAGAACCCGTTGCCCGCCGGCGTGCGCCGGGTCGTGGTCACCGTGGCCGGCACCGGCGGCGCGGTGATGCACCACCACTTCACCTTCGAGCGCGACGGTGCCGGCTTCACCGAGGACCGGCTGATCCGCGGCCTGCACCCGCAGATCGCCCAGCGCCTGCAGCTGCAGCGACTGCGCGAGTTCGACCTCACCCGCCTGCCTTCGGCGGACGAAGAGATCTACCTGTTCAAGGCCACGGCGAAGACGAACCCGGCCGACGAGCGGCTGATCGCGATGGGCCAGGTCCGCGACCTGACGCCGCTGCGCGAGGCCGACGGCCGGCTGGTCGCGCTGCCCGCGCTCGAGGACGCGGTCACCGCCTGCCTCGACGCGATCCGCAACATCCAGGCGCAGCGGCCGCAGAACAAGCGGTTCGACACGAACCGGATCATGATGTACGTCTGGCCGCCGACCGACCTGACCACCGAGGAGCTCAACCAGCTCGTCCAGCGCATCCTGCCGACCTCGGTCGGGGCCGGGCTCGAGGAGGTCCAGTTCCTCGCGCGGCGGCGCACGGAGGCGGGCAAGCTCACCGAGCTCGCCGTCCGGATCACCCTCGACGCCGGCGGCGCGCGGCTGCACGTCGAGCCGCCGTCGACCGAGCCGGTCAAGCCCCTCGACGACTACCGCCTGAAGGTGCTGCGCGCGGCGCGGCGCGGGACGGTCTACCCCTACGAGATCACCGGCCTGCTCTCCGGCCCGGAGGGCACGTTCACCGAGCACGACCTCGACGAGTCGGGTGTCCTGGTGCCGGTGGACCGGCCGAAGGGCAAGAACTCCGCGGCGATCATCTCCGGCGTCGTCACCACCCCGACCGAGCGGCACCCCGAGGGCGTCACCCGCGTCGTGCTGCTCGGCGACCCGACGAAGTCGCTCGGCGCGCTCTCGGAGCCGGAATGCTCCCGCGTGATCGCGGCGCTCGACCTGGCCGAGCGGATGCAGGTGCCGCTGGAGTGGTTCGCGCTGTCTTCCGGCGCGCGGATCTCCATGTCCTCGGGCACCGAGAACATGGACTGGGTCGCCGCGGCACTCAAGCGGATCGTCACGTTCACGCAGGACGGCGGCGAGATCAACATCGTGGTCAACGGGATCAACGTCGGCGCCCAGCCGTACTGGAACGCCGAAGCCACCATGCTCATGCACACCAAGGGCATCCTGGTGATGACGCCGGACTCGGCGATGGTGCTCACCGGCAAGCAGGCGCTGGACTTCTCCGGTGGCGTGTCGGCCGAGGACAACTTCGGCATCGGCGGCTACGACCGCGTGATGGGCCCGAACGGCCAGGCGCAGTACTGGGCGCCGAACCTGCCGGCCGCGCGGGCGGTGCTGATGGCGCACTACGACCACACCTACGTGGTGCCGGGTGAGACCGGGCCGCGCAAGGTGGGCACGAACGACCCGGTCGACCGGGACGTCTCGGCGTTCCCGCACGCGGTCGTGGGCAGCGACTTCACCACGGTCGGCGAGATCTTCTCGGCCGAGCACAACCCGGACCGCAAGAAGCCCTTCGACATCCGCACGGTGATGCGCGCGCTGTCGGACCAGGACCACCCGGTGCTGGAGCGCTGGGCGGGCATGGCCGACGCGGAGACGTCCGCGGTGCAGGACGTGCACATCGGCGGCCGCCCGGTCTGCCTGGTCGGCATCGAGTCGCGGTCGGTCCCCCGCCGCGGCTTCCCGCCCACCGACGGCCCGGACACCTACACCGCGGGCACGCTGTTCCCGCGGTCGTCGAAGAAGACGGCGCGGGCGATCAACGCGGCCTCGGGCAACCGGCCGCTGGTGGTGCTGGCGAACCTGTCGGGCTTCGACGGCTCGCCGGAGTCGCTGCGCAAGCTGCAGCTGGAGTACGGCGCGGAGATCGGCCGGGCGATCGTCAACTTCGAGGGCCCGATCGTGTTCACCGTGATCTCGCGCTACCACGGCGGCGCGTTCGTGGTGTTCTCCAAGGCGCTCAACCCGAACATGACGGTGCTGGCCCTGGAGGGCTCGTTCGCCTCGGTGCTGGGCGGCGCCCCGGCGGCGGCGGTGGTGTTCGCGGGCGAAGTCAACAACCGCACGGCGAACGACCCGCGCGTGACGGAGCTGCAGGCCCGGGTGGCGGCGGCGGGCGGCGCGTCCCGGGCGGCGCTGAGCGCGCAGCTGGCGGAGGTCCAGTCGGCGGTCCGCGCGGAGAAGGTGAGCGAGGTGGCGGCGGAGTTCGACCGCGTGCACAGCATCCAGCGAGCGGTCGAGGTCGGCTCGGTGGACGCGATCATCTCGGCGGCCGAGCTGCGGCCGCGGATCATCGAAGCGATCGAGCACGGCCTGAAGAAGTAG
- a CDS encoding LysR family transcriptional regulator, producing the protein MTGPDLDSLRLLVLVDDLGSIGQAAGALGIAQPSASKRLSTLERQLGLSLVDRTRRGSALTADGRVIAGWAHRVLTEVDGLRTGAEALRTQRGARLRVAASMTLAEHFVPAWIGEVKRTGPDTYVGLEVVNSEQVAELVVRGKVDLGFVESPGPWPGLATRRVATDRLVVVVPPGHAWARRRRPLRAVELAGTPLVVREPGSGTRDTVEAALRRAGAGPVTPLLELGSASAVRNAVIAGAGPAVISDLDVVREVAGRRLVPVAVEGVELGRVLRAVWPAGRRLTGPAADLLTLAVKSGS; encoded by the coding sequence ATGACCGGACCGGATCTGGACTCCCTGCGGCTGTTGGTGCTCGTCGACGACCTCGGCAGCATCGGCCAGGCGGCCGGGGCGCTCGGCATCGCCCAGCCGTCGGCCAGCAAGCGGCTGTCCACTTTGGAACGGCAGCTGGGGCTGTCCCTGGTGGACCGGACCCGGCGCGGCTCGGCGCTGACCGCGGACGGCCGGGTGATCGCCGGCTGGGCGCACCGCGTGCTGACCGAAGTGGACGGACTGCGCACCGGCGCGGAGGCCCTGCGCACCCAGCGCGGCGCGCGGCTGCGGGTCGCGGCGAGCATGACGCTCGCCGAGCACTTCGTGCCCGCGTGGATCGGCGAGGTCAAGCGGACCGGGCCGGACACCTACGTCGGGCTGGAGGTGGTGAACTCCGAGCAGGTCGCCGAGCTGGTCGTGCGCGGGAAGGTGGACCTGGGGTTCGTCGAGTCGCCGGGGCCGTGGCCGGGCCTGGCCACCCGCCGGGTCGCGACGGACCGGCTCGTGGTGGTGGTGCCGCCCGGGCACGCCTGGGCCCGGCGCCGCCGTCCGCTGCGGGCCGTGGAGCTCGCCGGCACCCCGCTGGTGGTGCGCGAGCCGGGTTCGGGCACGCGCGACACGGTCGAGGCGGCGCTGCGGCGGGCCGGTGCGGGCCCGGTCACGCCGTTGCTGGAACTGGGTTCGGCTTCGGCGGTGCGCAACGCGGTGATCGCGGGCGCGGGGCCGGCGGTGATCAGCGACCTCGACGTGGTGCGCGAGGTGGCCGGCCGCCGGCTGGTGCCGGTGGCGGTGGAGGGCGTCGAGCTGGGCCGCGTGCTGCGCGCGGTGTGGCCGGCGGGGCGGCGGCTGACCGGCCCGGCGGCGGACCTGCTGACGCTCGCGGTGAAATCCGGTTCCTAG
- a CDS encoding SDR family oxidoreductase has protein sequence MRVFVTGATGFVGSAVVRELREAGHEVLGLARSDDKVAALAATGAEVRRGTLIDLDGLRAAAAEADAVVHTAYVHDDFADLTAAAATDRAAIGAFGEALEGSGKALIVTAATGPVAPGRVATEEDAADPAFPRTASETAALALADRGVRASVLRLPHSVHGEGDGHGFVPALIRLAREKGVSAYPGDGSGRWAAVHRFDAARLYRLAVEEAPAGVRLHAVGDEGVPLKVLAEVIGAHLGVPVRSVSDVPGHFGWLAHFAGPDAPASSVLTQKRLGWVPEWPGLLADLEAGHYFR, from the coding sequence ATGCGGGTGTTCGTCACCGGGGCGACGGGGTTCGTCGGCAGCGCCGTCGTCCGGGAACTGCGGGAAGCCGGGCACGAGGTGCTCGGCCTCGCCCGCTCGGACGACAAGGTTGCGGCGCTCGCGGCCACCGGCGCCGAGGTCCGGCGCGGGACCCTGATCGACCTGGACGGCCTCCGTGCGGCCGCGGCCGAAGCGGACGCGGTCGTCCACACGGCCTACGTCCACGACGACTTCGCCGATCTCACGGCCGCCGCGGCGACCGACCGCGCGGCGATCGGCGCGTTCGGCGAGGCGCTCGAAGGATCCGGGAAAGCCCTGATCGTCACGGCCGCGACCGGCCCGGTGGCCCCGGGCCGGGTGGCCACCGAAGAGGACGCGGCCGACCCGGCGTTCCCGCGGACGGCCTCCGAGACGGCGGCGCTCGCGCTGGCCGATCGCGGCGTGCGCGCGTCGGTGCTGCGGCTGCCGCACTCGGTGCACGGCGAGGGCGACGGGCACGGGTTCGTCCCGGCGCTGATCCGCCTCGCGCGCGAAAAGGGGGTGTCTGCCTACCCGGGCGACGGCAGTGGCCGCTGGGCCGCGGTGCACCGGTTCGACGCGGCCCGGCTGTACCGGCTGGCCGTCGAGGAGGCGCCTGCGGGCGTGCGGCTGCACGCGGTCGGCGACGAAGGCGTGCCGCTGAAAGTGCTGGCCGAAGTGATCGGGGCGCACCTCGGGGTGCCGGTGCGATCGGTCTCCGACGTCCCGGGCCATTTCGGCTGGCTCGCGCACTTCGCCGGGCCGGACGCCCCGGCGTCGAGCGTCCTGACGCAGAAGCGCCTGGGCTGGGTGCCCGAGTGGCCCGGCCTGCTCGCGGACCTGGAAGCCGGGCACTACTTCCGCTGA
- a CDS encoding PadR family transcriptional regulator — protein sequence MEMSAGAHRIFAGFGGHFDHHAGHDVPGHPGFGHGGPGHEDWDGGPELARGFPPPPPHPPHPPQPPGGPGFPGFPGGPGSFGGPGGWFGGGGAFQRVREFRGGGRAPARPVRPAVLALLAEEPMHGYQLMQEIRRRTHDRWRPSPGSVYPILQQLEDEGLVHTVETAGRRVAELTDAGREHVAGREAEFAALWEEPEEEPGADRFAALWHAMGELSGAAAQVGYSGNDAQVAEVKKILADARRRVYAVLADAGLEDEDD from the coding sequence ATGGAGATGAGCGCGGGCGCCCACCGGATCTTCGCCGGGTTCGGGGGACACTTCGACCACCACGCCGGGCACGACGTCCCGGGGCACCCGGGATTCGGGCACGGGGGGCCGGGACACGAGGACTGGGACGGCGGCCCGGAACTGGCGCGCGGCTTCCCACCGCCGCCACCCCACCCGCCGCACCCACCGCAGCCGCCGGGCGGGCCGGGGTTCCCCGGGTTCCCGGGCGGACCGGGCTCGTTCGGCGGCCCGGGCGGCTGGTTCGGCGGGGGCGGGGCGTTCCAGCGGGTCCGCGAGTTCCGCGGCGGCGGCCGCGCGCCGGCCCGCCCGGTGCGGCCCGCGGTGCTGGCGCTGCTGGCCGAGGAGCCGATGCACGGCTACCAGCTGATGCAGGAGATCCGCCGCCGCACGCACGACCGGTGGCGGCCCAGCCCGGGTTCGGTGTACCCGATCCTGCAGCAACTGGAGGACGAAGGCCTGGTCCACACGGTCGAGACGGCCGGGCGCCGGGTCGCCGAGCTGACCGACGCGGGCCGCGAGCACGTGGCCGGCCGGGAGGCGGAGTTCGCGGCCCTGTGGGAGGAACCGGAGGAGGAGCCGGGCGCCGACCGCTTCGCGGCGCTGTGGCACGCCATGGGCGAGCTGTCCGGCGCGGCCGCCCAGGTGGGGTACAGCGGGAACGACGCCCAGGTCGCCGAGGTGAAGAAGATCCTCGCCGACGCGCGCCGCCGGGTCTACGCGGTCTTGGCCGACGCGGGCCTGGAGGACGAGGACGACTGA
- a CDS encoding LysR family transcriptional regulator, whose translation MADLDLRLVRYFAAVAEHRHFGRAAAALHTTQPSLSRQIRRLEGQLGARLLDRTPQGTRLTRAGEVFLPRAKELLDSAEQAAASTRAAAAPSRVTIGYRTNLFVTAAARELRHRHPEAEVLTQHLGWTETRAALLEHRVDVAVTRLPLRTDGLRVTPLYEEERVLLVSADHRLAGRESVTLADFADEPLPRLDDPEWNAFWRIDPRPDGSRAPDGPLVQEFEEKFELIAAGQLAAIVPAGVWFSRLRRDVTIVPIDGIEPCQVALATRAGEDNDLLASACKTLEAHLTSPEAAGLRVSAR comes from the coding sequence ATGGCGGACCTCGACCTGCGGCTGGTGCGGTACTTCGCGGCCGTCGCCGAGCACCGGCACTTCGGGCGCGCGGCGGCCGCCCTGCACACCACGCAGCCCTCGCTGAGCCGGCAGATCCGCCGGCTCGAAGGCCAGCTCGGCGCCCGCCTGCTCGACCGCACGCCCCAGGGCACCCGGCTGACCCGGGCCGGCGAAGTGTTCCTGCCGCGCGCCAAGGAGCTGCTCGACTCCGCCGAGCAGGCGGCGGCCAGCACCCGCGCGGCCGCCGCGCCGAGCCGCGTCACCATCGGCTACCGCACGAACCTGTTCGTCACCGCGGCCGCGCGCGAGCTGCGTCACCGGCACCCGGAAGCCGAAGTGCTGACCCAGCACCTCGGCTGGACCGAGACCCGGGCAGCGCTGCTCGAGCACCGGGTGGACGTGGCGGTGACGCGGTTGCCCCTGCGGACCGACGGGCTGCGCGTCACCCCGCTCTACGAAGAAGAGCGCGTGCTGCTGGTGTCGGCCGACCACCGCCTGGCCGGCCGGGAGTCGGTCACCCTCGCCGACTTCGCGGACGAACCGCTCCCCCGCCTCGACGACCCGGAGTGGAACGCGTTCTGGCGCATCGACCCGCGCCCGGACGGCAGCCGCGCCCCGGACGGCCCGCTGGTCCAGGAGTTCGAGGAGAAGTTCGAACTGATCGCCGCGGGCCAGCTGGCGGCGATCGTCCCGGCCGGGGTCTGGTTCAGCCGCCTGCGGCGCGACGTGACGATCGTCCCGATCGACGGCATCGAGCCGTGCCAGGTCGCCCTCGCCACCCGGGCGGGCGAAGACAACGACCTGCTGGCCTCGGCGTGCAAAACGCTGGAGGCCCACCTGACCAGCCCGGAGGCGGCGGGGCTCCGGGTTTCGGCGCGCTAG